From a single Nicotiana tabacum cultivar K326 chromosome 8, ASM71507v2, whole genome shotgun sequence genomic region:
- the LOC107775637 gene encoding F-box/WD-40 repeat-containing protein At5g21040-like encodes MAFECQKGTESLKICSIEPAKSRDNLTLASEERKPSYKLDAKGDIVNSKRKELLIVNGVLPDCRSITELPPVLISEILNCLEPKELGIVSCASTLLYRLASEHHVWKEFYCERWGQPTCQAHFGAEHSGEKSWKELFVEREFRCKTFMGRYTIDILYGHTEDVRTVFVLSSKKLVFTSGYDQIVRMWDLEEGLSIASSRPLGCTIRAVAADSRLLVAGGTDGFIHGWRANDENPHLFDLGAPQNQNMEFRVWEHDGPITCLALDFNRIYSGSWDTSIRVWDRSSLECLEVLIHNDWVWSLAPHDATLVSTAGSDLYVWDINSGSKLAIVKNAHSGYTYSLARSHTGKLLFTGGEDGAIHMFEIFGNARCHVRRVATWIPHSSAVNSLAFEFPWLVSASSDGKLSLIDVRKLLRTNRNSTMSNSSKADNLVDNVEPPQRMLHGFGSNLFAVDVGSNRIVCAGEEGVVRIWNFSQALEIEQRVQVLRGLRLENRVRRRKHQLEMNGKGRRGDQCSFAAKKNQIDGDRIRNSWHNRRRMTWKVKA; translated from the coding sequence ATGGCATTTGAATGCCAAAAAGGTACTGAGAGTTTGAAAATTTGCTCAATTGAACCTGCTAAGAGTCGAGATAATTTGACATTAGCCTCAGAGGAAAGAAAACCCTCGTATAAATTAGATGCAAAAGGTGATATTGTGAATTCTAAACGCAAAGAGCTGCTTATTGTTAATGGGGTTCTTCCTGATTGTCGGTCTATCACTGAACTTCCTCCGGTATTGATCTCGGAGATACTTAACTGTTTAGAACCGAAGGAGCTTGGTATTGTTTCATGTGCTAGTACATTATTGTATCGTCTTGCGTCTGAGCACCATGTGTGGAAGGAGTTTTATTGTGAGAGGTGGGGGCAGCCGACATGTCAGGCACATTTTGGTGCAGAGCATTCGGGTGAGAAGTCATGGAAAGAGCTCTTCGTGGAGAGAGAGTTCCGTTGTAAAACATTTATGGGGCGCTATACTATTGATATATTGTATGGTCATACTGAGGATGTTAGGACAGTTTTTGTTTTATCTTCGAAGAAGCTTGTGTTTACTTCAGGGTATGATCAGATAGTACGAATGTGGGACTTGGAAGAAGGGTTGTCAATTGCATCATCTCGCCCTCTTGGCTGCACTATCCGTGCAGTTGCAGCTGATTCGAGGCTCTTAGTGGCTGGGGGTACTGATGGattcattcatggttggagagcgaatGACGAAAATCCACATTTATTTGATCTTGGAGCTCCTCAGAACCAGAAtatggaattccgagtttgggaacaTGATGGACCGATAACATGCCTTGCGTTAGATTTCAATAGGATATATAGTGGTTCATGGGACACGAGTATTCGTGTTTGGGATCGATCTTCTTTGGAGTGTTTGGAAGTTTTGATACACAATGACTGGGTTTGGAGCCTTGCTCCCCATGATGCAACACTGGTGAGCACAGCAGGCTCGGATCTTTATGTTTGGGACATTAATAGTGGTTCAAAACTTGCTATCGTCAAGAATGCCCATTCTGGGTACACTTACTCTCTGGCGCGGAGCCACACCGGGAAACTTTTATTCACTGGTGGGGAAGATGGAGCGATACACATGTTTGAGATCTTTGGAAATGCTAGGTGTCATGTCAGGCGTGTTGCAACTTGGATTCCTCACTCAAGTGCTGTTAATTCTCTTGCATTTGAGTTCCCTTGGCTTGTTTCAGCTTCGAGTGATGGAAAACTTTCACTTATTGATGTGAGAAAGCTGTTGAGAACAAACCGGAATTCCACAATGAGTAACTCTTCTAAAGCTGACAATCtggttgacaatgttgaaccaccACAAAGAATGCTGCATGGTTTTGGGAGCAATTTATTTGCGGTGGATGTTGGATCTAACCGTATTGTGTGTGCTGGTGAAGAAGGTGTTGTCAGGATTTGGAACTTCTCTCAAGCTTTGGAGATCGAGCAGCGGGTCCAAGTGCTAAGAGGTTTAAGGTTAGAGAACAGAGTGAGAAGGCGTAAGCATCAACTGGAAATGAATGGTAAAGGTAGGCGTGGTGATCAGTGCTCATTTGCAGCAAAGAAGAACCAAATTGATGGTGATAGGATTAGGAACAGCTGGCACAACAGGCGTAGGATGACTTGGAAAGTGAAGGCCTAG